From the Lolium rigidum isolate FL_2022 chromosome 2, APGP_CSIRO_Lrig_0.1, whole genome shotgun sequence genome, one window contains:
- the LOC124691656 gene encoding rac-like GTP-binding protein 6 yields MSASRFIKCVTVGDGAVGKTCMLISYTSNTFPTDYVPTVFDNFSANVVVDGNTVNLGLWDTAGQEDYNRLRPLSYRGADVFLLAFSLISKASYENVSKKWIPELKHYAPGVPIILVGTKLDLRDDKQFFVDHPGAVPITTAQGEELKKLIGAPYYIECSSKTQLNVKGVFDAAIKVVLAPPKAKKKKKAQRGACSIL; encoded by the exons ATGAGCGCCTCCAGGTTCATAAAGTGCGTCACCGTGGGGGACGGCGCCGTCGGCAAGACCTGCATGCTCATCTCCTACACCTCCAACACCTTCCCCACA GACTATGTTCCGACGGTGTTTGACAACTTCAGTGCTAATGTCGTGGTTGATGGCAACACGGTCAACCTCGGGCTATGGGATACTGCAG GTCAGGAGGATTACAACAGACTGAGACCGCTGAGTTATCGTGGAGCTGATGTCTTCCTTCTGGCCTTCTCACTCATCAGCAAGGCCAGCTATGAGAATGTTTCAAAGAAG TGGATTCCTGAGCTGAAGCATTATGCACCAGGTGTGCCTATTATCCTGGTGGGAACAAAGCTTG ATCTTCGAGATGAcaagcagttctttgtggaccatCCTGGTGCTGTTCCTATCACTACTGCTCAG GGGGAGGAACTAAAAAAGCTAATAGGCGCCCCATACTACATCGAATGCAGCTCGAAGACTCAACTA AATGTCAAGGGCGTATTTGACGCGGCAATAAAGGTGGTACTGGCCCCACCAaaggcgaagaagaagaaaaaggcgcAGAGGGGGGCTTGCTCCATCTTGTGA